ACCACTTCTTGTCAACATGATATTGAGCAATACAAAGGTCATTTGGTGCCCAAAACATGTCACATGCCTGCGGTTTTGAATCTTTGAAGTGGGCTTGCAGCGCAGCATCGATATGTGCCAATGTATAGCCATCTGATGAgtaattagaaattaaaaattagagCGCATAGGTTTAACAACTGGATTACACCAGTTGCAGCAGTAAACATGTATCGGTCAGTTGTGTTTCTCAGCAGAACTGCAGTCGTTATTTTGATGGTAACAGCAACGTACTTTGTTTTGGTGAGTGTAGATATATGGTGCAGTTAAGGTCCACATAAGTGGAAAATGCACAGAATTTATCATCTATGATCGGAGATGCTGGTATCCAGGCTGAAAAGGGGGGAGGTATCGGATCTTCATCTTCAGATTCGTCATTTTCTTCTCTGCTTGCAGTATCAGACTCTGACATATTGATTGAGAAAGGGGCTACTGATGCATCACTCATTACATCTGAATGGGAACCGTGCATTCTGTTTTTTGCCACCCATTCAACATCGGTGAAATgttgtttttcatcattttgttGCAACTGCTGTCTCAAGTCAACAGCCAATACTTTCTCTTCCTCATCTTTGTATctaagaatttcaaaataataaaaaaaactttattatCTTGGGCACGAAGCAAGTATGTTAatagattgagaaaaaaaagctgaaaaataaattgaattaattgattcatatttgaaatttgtctgTAGTGTCTGTATTTGAAGTATAAAATATCTAAGCTTagaattactttttctttaGACACGTTTTCGTACGTCTGCAATACTCACCCTCTGACTGGCAGAGCAACGCCTTTCTTAATCAGCATTTGATTGACTGAATTGATTTCAACAATAGTTGGAGCCAATGCCCCTTCCAGTCTTGTTTCTCGAACCCAAAGCACAACGCATATAGCATCATCTTCTATGCCTGCCTGAACAATgatcaaaataaatttcattacataGTTTTGGAATGAACTGATATGTTTGATTACACTTTGACAGTAAAGTTTTTTACATACCACTTTGGATATATAAAATAGCGAATGTTGATTTTCGTTTATAATATCAGTTAGCACTTGGCAAGACGAAGAAACCCATGTTGCTGATCCGCCACAGGGAAGAATTCCAGCTAATTTAACTTTAAATGCCCGTGATGGTATATTTGCATAGTCTGGGTGTAAGGTTTGCAAATCTTGAATTCCCACTGTCTCTGTAATGCCGATATCATACAAGAACACCACGACTTTTGTTGGCGAAGcaatttcgattattttcgCACGGTGGTAAAATTTATCCTTAGCAGAATAAGCTACACAAACGTCGTTTTGCTTCCACTCTTCGCTTTCTCCAGATTTATACGCATTATAAAACTGttgcaatttttccatcatGTCTTTTATAACTTTTGTACAGCTCACGTCACCAACATAAATGCAATCCGGAGATACCACATGTAATACGTTTACACACATCCTAAATGGATCTGGTTCTGCCAGATCATTTGCCAAATATTCATCGTCAACGTTCTCAGAAACTTGACTGTATTTTTTAGCCTtattgctttttttctttcgctttttTGTCACAGTTTTTGGCATATTCATAAACTTTGAGCTATTTgcaaataaacaaaagaattagtaatatatttaaataacgCCAAAAACACATGTTTTTGTAATACAGTGGCCTTCCAGCGATAATCTGCTTCGAAATGATATGGTGCCGGAAACATTCCTGGCAATGCTATCCCCACTCTGTTCGTACGGACAGTGTACTGTGATGTCACACCCAGATAGTAGGGAGTTGAGGAGTAGGATGTAGTGCAAATTGCAATATGTACACCATATGAAATCCGAAACTGAGCGGCTAAGCTAGTCACTTTCAATCAGGATCAGGTGTCTAGGAATAGCAACATCGGAATAACCGAGTCCAATagttttgaatattgtttctATATGCttaaagtaaattcaaaaaaattttcacgatactGCCTGCCTGCAGGGAATAGGagactaaaataaaaatgatctaTCTATAAACTTATGGTAGTAAGCTTGTTCTTATTCATCTCTTTTGTCATTGttcatgaaaatattcatagCGTGCGACAAATTTAGCCCAGCAAGGAATCAATTAAATTTATGTCCTAGAATAGCCTCTTCTAAGATGAGTTAGATATTGTGTTATCCTTGGAAGACCAGCACTTTTACTTTCTGATAATAGGAGTATAAAAAACGTACCTAGTCCCAGTGCTAATGGCATATCCTTTTTCAACTAACATAGCGTTGAAGTTGACATCGTTATTTTCCATTGGGATGTAAAGAGCAACTTTAAAGCAATCACTTTCCTTTGagaatacaaatatttttaacattcGAGATTCCAAGGTTTCCATCATAAATTTCTGTGACTCCAAGATTGTTTCGCTGTCATTCACAGGTACGACATCCTTCAGTGATATTTTGAATGCCTAAGACGTAAAATTTCTTAATTCCCACAGAGTAGATACCAGAAAGAAAATACTTTAATTGGCAGAAATTTCGtaacaattttcatcgatataGGTTCACTCACCAAAGCAGTGAGAGACATAAATTGATTATGGAGCCTTCTGATTTGGTCATACTCATATTCACGTTTACATCCAATATCAACAGAGAACACTTCCACTTTCCGATTTCCAAGTAAGTTAGTGACTCTTCCTCGATACCACATACCATCATTGGACAACACAGCACAAGGCATACCTAAGAAATGTTAGCATAATTTGACACTTATATCGAAACACCATGGACTCGAAATGTTACAGAGATTATCAATCAATTCAAACCATAAAGTTTATTAATACCTATTTGCGGTGTATAAATTATCCCTTTATTTATTCCGATCTTTCCATATTCGATCGTCATGTCGTTTGTCAGTTTTGTCAAATGCATCTGACCATCGCCGATCTGTAAGATATAACTTAAAGTTGAAAAGGTctcataaataaaataagcattTATAAAAACTCATTGAAACCTGAATTCACTTAGACAAACATCAATCAAATACAAACCTTTTGTACGTATAAACAATCTGGCGACTCTATATAAGTCGCATAAACGTCGTAAGAATTTTCAATCGctatttcttcttcaaagaaTTTCCTCAATGATTCGGGATTAGTTCtctgtaaattgaaaacacatgtattaattttatgaataacattattttatgattttgtttttttccccatcTTACCAgtattgttaaataaatactGCAAACTTTACCTTCAATCTTTCATTTGTTATGAAACAGCCGTATTCCAGAAAGATAAGAGCATCCCGAATCGAAACAGGACGATCCCCATCACCTGCCGATATTTTTGTAATGTCGACATGACAAATACCGTTGCACACTTTATACACGTGCATGACTGTATGCGATTtactgaaatgaaattgagaagttttaaaaatagtgAAATCTTAAAGGACATACACAATTCTAAAGATATTTTCTAATCGCAGCAAATATTCACGTATACTTTCAGTATACACAAAGTTGTTCACAGTTGGAACTTATTAGGGCACAATAATTGATTAAGTGAAGGGATGCAGTTGACGACAGAAAACAGAAGCATTGAAAACTTACCCGCCGACCATTTCGTACATAGCTTTGTTAGCATCTATTGACCACTGACCATCTTTTGGGACAATGTCGTACAGAGCGCACAGTCTGGCCATAACAGGTACGAGGGAACTTTGTACCGTCATATTTCTCATTCTAGAAAGGGGAACTAAAATTTCCGTATTCCCATAGTCTATGTAAAAAACGTCACCGACCTGAGAACCATTTTTATCCAAATACAGCTTTACGATACGACCCCGATACCATTTCATATCATTTCCGTACTGAACCAGATATAATTTATCTGTAACAGAAACAGAATTAATGATGTAACGCCTTATGCGTCTTAGGCGCATAATAACGTCACTAACATCATCCCTCACTCGACCCGCACAAGCTATCAGCTTATAGGGACATACCTGAAACGGTATGGCGGTACTGAAgtgtttattgttattatcatattatcattataatatCGTGTTCAATTCTTTTCAAAGTTAAGCTTGGCAAATTCTTACTCAATTCTAATTCTGCAGGTAGGGCTGAAGTAGCTGCTTGTTTCGCGAGTGCTTTGTGCAGTTGAACCAATTCTGAGCTACGGGACAATGGTTGAGTATAAAAATACGATGGATCCTTGATGTACGGAATTGTAACATTCTCACTAACacctgaaatatattattattttttcttatctaaTAATCATATACGTATTAGAAATACCGATTGATAcaataattgattttaaaatataatgCATATCGACACGATACCTTCCATAAGACCGTTGTTCATGTTTGGATCAGATGCTAATAGTGAAGAAGTACTGATGGCTGTTAAACTTCTATTCAAACTTATCGGAGACGATTTCAAAGTAGGTATCCCAGGCTCtgcaaaaaagaaacgaaaaacagTAGGATCAATACATACAAAAATATGGATGACTATAATTCAGAATTGTTGACATAGATAGCTGTGACATTGCCAACTACATTGCCAGATTTAGTACGGTTCTTAatatatgagaaaaaagaCAGAATGATGTAAATTTCACCATCATGTTCGAATACGAATATTTCTAAAATGTActgcaaataatttttgaacagTTTACTTTTTGGTAATGTGATTTCCTCGCGATTAATCGGTTCTATTTCGTAGTCTTCTGGCAATTCTTCAGTCTTTAATAAGCAATAATTCGGAATAGGTGGGATTTCAACACAGCAGTGTTCCTTGAGAGATTCAGTTATGGTTTCGTCGATATGCAGTCTAGAAAATGAGAGCGCAAGTCAAATTTACAGCATACAAACAAGACAAACAATAACAAAGAAACCTCATCAAGAACGTATGATATTGAggtcaaattttcatcttacGAAAATTTCTCGCCGGGGACAGAGTTACGAAAAAGATGACAAGGCAAGTCTAAAATCTGCTCCAGTTTATCGATAATTGCTGTCATATTTACGGCAGACTCACTTTCTTGTAATGCTACTGTTCCTGcctgtgagaaaaaaaaagtaattaacaAGCTTGTAATGACAATGATAGCTTGACTAGAGTAAAAAGAgaaaggtaaaataaaaatttcttcaacaacAAGTAAAATAAGGCAATTTCAAGTAAAACCTAAACGTAAAAGCGTACATTTaatccattttcaatttcatttttctgttcttttaGTCGTTCCTTTATCGCAGCAACATTACTTCCAACAAAATTCTGCTGCTCCTGTAGCTGGTTGATCAAACGGTGttcaatattttgcaaaacaCCGTGTAGGTAAGTAAAATGTTGGATAAGTGCGGCTTCGACTTTTTCTCTATCCGTATCACTGCCGTATGATGTGTCGAGGACGGGTAGAGGTTTCGACAATttctgaaacagaaaaagaatataccgtgtaaataattttaccgTCTTCTTCACTGAAACAtggggataaaaatttttggatacaGCTGTGTCAAAAAGTGATCGCAAAGCCCTGCTGCGGAAATCGAGAACCGCGATTCACGTATAATTACATATTTCAtcagttattttatttttgtacaatttaaGAAGTAAAGTTACGCCGACCAATCTCCTGGGAATAATGAGAATCCTGAAACTTGCGAAAAAGGGCGGAAGAAAAGATGAAGATAGGTTTATACAAACACAGGCACGCATCTGAGGAAACGTAAAAGAAAGTCGCAGAGAGCAGCAGGTGAGTTGGTACCTTCTTTTCAACTGGGTCAAGTCGCGCCAGCAATTAAATGTAGTTGAAAAACTATCTCGTTCTTAACGGTACTATGAACAGACGTAAATCATTTAAGACGCCACAGCCTCCTCACAGAACCGTTTACCTCGCACGTCGTAGATGCAACGAGAAAAGCATTTTTGTTCACCAAGTGCagcaaaaaaggaaaggaaaaaatccttgataaaaaaaaaaaattgttgaagcatttttttctgttgATAAAATCAACggatatttgaaagaaaaatcccTACAtgggaatttaaaaatacttgTGAAGTATCGAGTTATTTCGTAAGCACGACGTTGAAGTAACGTGACGAACTTGAATCTCGTGATAATTGAGACAAAACGAGCGTGGTAGTAGAAAAAGGTAAGATATGTCGTAGGAATAGTTATAACGATAGTAACGATCGTCGCGAACAGAAAGTGACATTCGTCAAAGCCGGCTGAGCATCGAAGCCGCGTTTAATTTCCAAGGCAATTATAATGATAAGAGTAAATCGTGATTTGTATCGAATCCTCCTCCCAAGGAGCCTGCAAGGTACGCACACGGTGTAAGATTCTTTCGATCGTTGATCGAGACCGAGGAACAAGGCTGCTATTGGAATGCCTCGGTGAGGTAGAATGGAACGAACCGTACATCGTCGTGTCTACCTAAAGATGAAAGAGGAACTCGGAGGCCAGCAGCACTCCCTCCAATGCATTCTGCCGGCCGATGAGCGTTCAGCTTCAGTCTTTCTCGTTCCTACAGGCAGCCAAGACGCGGTTTTAAAACGAATCAAGCCGAGAAGAGgctctgaaaaatatttcgcgtAGATCGTTATAGAAACGACGAGAGAGTTCCGCGATAACGTCGAATAGAATACGTGATTGGGGTTGCTTCGATTTCGAGGAATGATGCAGCGTCCGATCGGTTCgcgaaaatcgtgaaaatcgcACGAATTTTCATACGATTCTCTCTTTAAGTGAACAGAGAGAAAAACCCGTCGCCTCTACGCAGGAGAATCCCAGTGATCATGAGGGTTTTAAGCACCGTAGTAATTTTCATCAGTATTGATATTCTCCTACCTGCAACAGGTGAGTTTGGTACAAAAATTCGTCGACGTCAACAAATGTCAAAATTTTGGTTTTGACAACGTTCAAACTTCCCAGTCTTCCGCTGATCTCGTGTGTTTGGTTCCACGCTTTTCAAGCTCTACGACAAATGAAACTTAAAACGCGTAATTCTAATTTTCGTATGAAATAGATTTTGAACAGTCATATAGATTAACTAATAcccgacaattttttttttttacaacgataCCATTGTCTTATTTACAACGGTAAAAATTTCGTTGCGCGAAATCGGTTGATATTCTATTTTCCTTATACATACGAATCATGCGGGACATTCCAGATTTATCCAAACACAAAATCGGAAAAATACCGTTaacgatatgaaaatatttgtaggAAAGAGTTAATAAaacgtaattattattccgCGGAAGCTTCTACGTATACCTACCAATGCATACGGTAaagaatgaagagaaaaaaaaaaaagctcacaGATTTACTCGGCAACGAGGTAAACAACGGGTAAAGCTCGACTAGCGCGTCCCGGAATGGTGTTACCATGGCAACCGAATTACGGGATTTCTCTACCCGACAAGAAATAACACGGTACGTTGCAGGAGCCCATTTTGAAACTGTAAACTTATTTCCACGAATCCGGacaaacggtgaaaaaatatttaataaaaaaaacataaaaaaaaaaaaaaaaaaggaatggaAGGATACAAAATGCGTTGAAATTTAAAGGATCGTCGTCCCTGCACTCGGCACAGTTTTGTGGGCGTTCGATGCTCTCTCATATTTTTACACAGGCTAATGAACTTTGTTACCGATTCGTGCATACgccgtatatgtatacctatatgatACCATGGGCGGTGATCGGAGAAACACATGGGGATTGTGTCGTGTCTCTTAAAATCCTTGTCTTCGGACCGCGCCTCGGGGTAAGAAAGCAAAAGTTATTATCACTGGGAGTGGTGTTTCGATTTAAAGCTTCTGCACCACGTAGAATAATGAATATCACATATTTGCCATTTAAACTTGTGCTGAAAGTTTTGACAAAGGATTGTATCGAGAGACAGGCTCGGTTATCCAATCCGTAACAGCGTTGGAGAATTAATCGTAAGATGTTGCaaacgttttgttttttacataATTCGTTTTGCAAATAACAAAAAGATACGAATAATCAATCCGTCAAATCGCTTTACCATTGAAATCGTAGCCTCTACAAGCTGTTCTCGAATTATGAAATGtgcgaaaaacgaaattaGATTAATTAGCACCACAATTAATCCTTAAGTCGATTGAATTGGATATTGAAATCGGTTAGACGGTAAACAGTTTCAACGTTTTTAGGTAACAAGTGGACGattttattatgtatatatattttttttttaatattcttcaACGTTAACTTCGAATATCTGTCACGACGTTGTAAAGGTTACGTAATCCGATCTTCGACCGGAGCTAGCTGCGAAAGTATAGATATTGCAGCACGTGCTTTTTGATTGCAAATCTGTTTCGATGAATCATTGTCGGTAAGATAGAGATCTCGGTTATACCGTTATTAAACTGAATCGACGATAAAACGATGGCAGAAAAGTGCCGAACTCATTCATTTTAATCTCACATTCGAATATCGAATAAAAACACATCCTAGGCGAGCTTGAACATATTTTCTTGGTTAACGAGAGAGCGCATGTACCTAATCAAATActcgaaagagaaaagaacCCTCGGAACCTTCCagcttctctcttctctcctctctcgctctctcgttGTTCAACAAAACCGAGCGAATAGTCGGGAAGAACGCCTGCGGCCTGTCGGTCTACCAAGCACATTAACACGGTACGCGCGTGTTAAAAGTCTGACGGAAGGACGAAATATCAGGCAGGATAACACCGCGGGAGTAAGTTGCACTTTGCGTGCAGAAAACACTGCATCGGTCACGGTTACGCGGCTAAGCGTTGTTGATTTAAAGGACAAACAACACGCGGAGAGGAAGGGATTTCGAAGGAGGGCGAGGTTGTTCGGACGACAAGGACTCCAAGAACAGCCTGCCGAAGGCGTTACGCTACGCAGCCGAGGGATCTTAATGGGATAAAATAATACTGTCCGATACACACGTCCGAAGTGAcaaataaacaatgaaaattaggTGCTAAATTGACGCGTCTCGCGATACTTGGCGCGATTATCAACGCTGGATGAAATTGGTCCGTAAGAGATACGATCGTTTAGCCTGTGTATAATAGTTGACTGGTTGTTGATTACCTGGTAGTACATTCAAATTGCGCCATTGATGATCGGGCAGGAATTATTGCGGACAATTGTTGGTAAATCATGAGCAGTATACGGAGCGTTAGAAACAGACGTAAAAGTTTAGGCGTAAACGACCATAAAACAGCTCGGTAAGACCGGCGTCGACTTCGTCTCGTCACTTTGGATATACCAGATCTTTACAACTCAGCGGTTTCCAGCATTAAGACAATTTCGAGTGAATGCGCGTGTACGGCATCTTAGCTACGATTTCTTAGAgattcgtataaaaatttcaaacggctACTCTTATTTCTAAACGTCTGCAAAGAGCCTAGAAGCGTTAAGATCATCGCGACTTCCGGTGAGTTtctcggtaatttttttatcgctgaGAAGATATGTCCTAGCCCTGTAACACAACAGGGGTTTGGCTTTGAACAAAGCGAAGCGGAAACCTTTGAAACTCGGCTATAAATTGCactatttattaattttaaattatctaGGCTAGCAATGCGCACGTTTCAAGCCGCTGTTTCGATCGCTGTATTGTACATAGACTCGTACACAAGCTGAACGGATGCTTGGAAACTGAGAACACCGCATGACTCACTCGGAACAACGACGTTTGAGAGATTAATCTCATGATCTATGAGAAACAGGGATTATTATGTACGACGTTAAGCTCGTTACGTGTATACTGTATATatggtgtatatatatatatatatatcgagtGACTCGTAGGTTCGCAAAACTTTGCAGTAGCAACCCATTTCCTCGTTTGTTTCACTATAGTTCATCACCTTGGCCTATTCCTtaagctggaataaattgttaGGAATTGGTTAACGGATTGAAATAACGGAAATGTAGTTTCGAGACAAACGTCCGTTTTATAATTACATTATCGCAAGTTTGATAACGAGCGAcgtatttaaaagaaaatttaactttgtcgaaattaaagCTGTTATCTAACGTTTCAACTTTAATATATGAATTTTACCCGTTAGATAGATTTCAATCGCCGCAAACGTTGTTTCCTCGTCGATAccacgttttttttgtttttgtttgtttgcttTTTCTCTCGCTTAAACCATTACGTCATACTTCAACGATAAGAGATGTGTATTATTGAAAGAACGCGGAACTATCGAGAATTCTCTAATGATGAATTTGCTAGCCTTGAATTCGGTTTTTAGCCTCCGATTCTTAGCGTACATACGACGATAGGTCTTGCATAACACGTTTACGAATAATAACCTACAGCCTCCCTCGATCCACCGTCGTCAAAATAACTTATATTACTAATATCACAGTGTGTAACTAACAATTATGCACTCGTAACGAAAGGCAATTAACAAGTCGACGCACGCTCGTACGTTATCAAGTGTGCGCTTCTTGGCAAAGTTTTGTACGATTTGCGTTAAAGTTTAAACGGATACGCAGAGATACATGCATATACGGTTGAAATTCGTTGCGACACGCAGAAACGAGAAGTTAGCACTTGGTTGACGACGGAGTTACCTCGTTAGATAATTTGCAGTAAGACCTGGAACTGTAGTTTTGTCAAGTGAAGCTGTGTAAACgatgaattgttttttgtaaatatgcGCGTACAATTTCACTTAGTTGTTATGTAACAACACTACAAACTACGACAGTAACAGTTAATCGCCCAACAATCAAACCGAATGATTCCAGACAGctgaataatatttacaagCAATTAAAATGCGGACAACGATATCTCGGATCTCTGATCAAAAGAGCCAAGGCTGAAACAGCGGCATGTTCACCAGCATTGTTGTACGAAGGCCCGAAACGGAAAGCGGATCAAAAAAagagacataaaaaaaaaaatggtcgtGGGAACGAGTGATTTGACtcacgtataataattatcgagTTATTGTATAAGGTATAAAGTACTCGACGTGTCTCGAGTTTCAGAATACCGAGAGACGACGTGCTTGGATTTTGTTATACCTAGAAGGGGAAAGAAAGTaccgaaaatttgagaaataaaaaaaaaaaaaaaaaaaaagaaaaagagaaaaaaccgCAGTCTGTTCCTTGCGGCATATTTGATCGTCGAAAGGAAGAAACTTTTTTGCCATGTTTGGTGATATTTTGCGTCACGTAGACCAACCGAGAAATTTACAAtctgaaacaatttttgttttttttttcttgtgcgGAAGAATATGAAACTGAGAAACCCTGTTATAATGGTTCTGCAGACTCGACGACAAGTCGAGGAGcagggagaaaaaaaggatgTAAAAAAGCAAATTgtagaaagaacaaaaaaggAAATCGTGCACGTAGGTACACAAGAACAATAAACAATGCGAATACGGACTTGCTGGCTACAAGAATGAGTCATTAAGTCATTC
The Neodiprion fabricii isolate iyNeoFabr1 chromosome 1, iyNeoFabr1.1, whole genome shotgun sequence DNA segment above includes these coding regions:
- the LOC124184052 gene encoding RING finger protein 17; this translates as MQYNQSVNLRIKMHSILQTKLKYSTCANCKHTFSFRGTHQFRGKTPLLLQCGHAICEICVKTCTTKMCGVCGTIFQPNTNEQANFSPNLYTLGLITASQSAGLNCAEPNITFQQSAAARHKKSLSENIEHCSECGLKADFRCRQCNVFFCNLCYTKIHGRALQSHQKVSLIEDSHDFWKLLSNECHIHPKESVQFHCQKCNVSACTHCLLLSHRDHSIVTQSEKNQELKPQLQDVIEKLTEMLLRVKQTEKKLSKPLPVLDTSYGSDTDREKVEAALIQHFTYLHGVLQNIEHRLINQLQEQQNFVGSNVAAIKERLKEQKNEIENGLNAGTVALQESESAVNMTAIIDKLEQILDLPCHLFRNSVPGEKFSLHIDETITESLKEHCCVEIPPIPNYCLLKTEELPEDYEIEPINREEITLPKKPGIPTLKSSPISLNRSLTAISTSSLLASDPNMNNGLMEGVSENVTIPYIKDPSYFYTQPLSRSSELVQLHKALAKQAATSALPAELELNKLYLVQYGNDMKWYRGRIVKLYLDKNGSQVGDVFYIDYGNTEILVPLSRMRNMTVQSSLVPVMARLCALYDIVPKDGQWSIDANKAMYEMVGGKSHTVMHVYKVCNGICHVDITKISAGDGDRPVSIRDALIFLEYGCFITNERLKRTNPESLRKFFEEEIAIENSYDVYATYIESPDCLYVQKIGDGQMHLTKLTNDMTIEYGKIGINKGIIYTPQIGMPCAVLSNDGMWYRGRVTNLLGNRKVEVFSVDIGCKREYEYDQIRRLHNQFMSLTALAFKISLKDVVPVNDSETILESQKFMMETLESRMLKIFVFSKESDCFKVALYIPMENNDVNFNAMLVEKGYAISTGTSSKFMNMPKTVTKKRKKKSNKAKKYSQVSENVDDEYLANDLAEPDPFRMCVNVLHVVSPDCIYVGDVSCTKVIKDMMEKLQQFYNAYKSGESEEWKQNDVCVAYSAKDKFYHRAKIIEIASPTKVVVFLYDIGITETVGIQDLQTLHPDYANIPSRAFKVKLAGILPCGGSATWVSSSCQVLTDIINENQHSLFYISKVAGIEDDAICVVLWVRETRLEGALAPTIVEINSVNQMLIKKGVALPVRGYKDEEEKVLAVDLRQQLQQNDEKQHFTDVEWVAKNRMHGSHSDVMSDASVAPFSINMSESDTASREENDESEDEDPIPPPFSAWIPASPIIDDKFCAFSTYVDLNCTIYLHSPKQNGYTLAHIDAALQAHFKDSKPQACDMFWAPNDLCIAQYHVDKKWYRAQVLELLENDEVKVVFVDYGNVDECKLGTLRKRVIMEHIPIQATKCVVHGLIPDTPDDKWSISNLDTIHALVVDKKNDITILDRKSDHLVISINLREFQGIDLICYLRYTLNFRIRELDVDSRHDSSDDADVIIEGSIEGCDPRSTSEPMFQLSTSLQSKSPEMKSANFDKIISGSLDISGIQNHITTNDSKESITVSSTPQNEVDDGGHDEESEDNNVCPQNYYMFDIPNHVEIINLDPCHMITATEFCAQLHPSSELEFLSMCHQELKRVENDMQEEACDQPVLKEVRLGAPCCAKYGSNGIWYRASITEIEPDTERVKVMYMDYGDEEHQYIGKIHSLKKDWLDVPVMTYRCKLWNIHQDQDAEISLPVMVQKVEHVFYSGVVKAKVKNRCSNKLDVELYSDDECNRLLYENLIQDGVFKIVQE